One genomic region from Candidatus Omnitrophota bacterium encodes:
- a CDS encoding peptide chain release factor-like protein, translated as MINTNKVTALEKRLAALGIKETDLEEKFTRASGHGGQKVNKTSSCVFLKHIPSGIMVKCSADRLRESNRFFARRILADKIEERIKGAKSEKAQKIHKLRKQKNRRSKKAKEKVLLLKRIKSEKKQLRKKPEGQMGCD; from the coding sequence ATGATAAACACGAATAAAGTCACGGCTCTTGAAAAACGGCTCGCCGCACTCGGCATAAAGGAAACAGATCTTGAGGAAAAATTCACCCGCGCTTCGGGCCATGGCGGGCAAAAGGTCAACAAAACATCCTCATGCGTATTCCTCAAACACATCCCCAGCGGTATTATGGTGAAATGCTCCGCGGACAGGCTCCGGGAGAGCAACCGCTTTTTCGCCAGAAGAATACTCGCAGATAAGATAGAAGAGAGAATCAAGGGCGCGAAGAGTGAAAAGGCGCAAAAAATCCATAAACTCAGAAAACAAAAAAACCGGAGGTCAAAAAAAGCGAAAGAAAAGGTACTGCTGCTGAAAAGGATCAAATCGGAAAAGAAACAACTCAGAAAAAAACCGGAAGGACAGATGGGCTGTGACTGA